A stretch of the Flavobacterium aquiphilum genome encodes the following:
- a CDS encoding sulfite exporter TauE/SafE family protein, with amino-acid sequence MVYIGYLASVVIGLSLGLIGGGGSILTIPILVYLFKIDPKLATSYSLFIVGITALSGCFSHYRMGNLKIKSALFFAIPSVFSILVIREVIILKIPNVLFTINDFQVTKDFLIMIVFAVLMMAASISMIQKKIPQIESVKTNYFQLAIIGSVVGIVTGFLGAGGGFLIIPALIFFANLPMKQAVGTSLLIIFINSSIGFAGDLYIGTPINYTFLLSISTIAFIGMLIGSSLSKKIDGNKLKPFFGWFILVMGIYIIIRELSF; translated from the coding sequence ATGGTATACATTGGTTATTTAGCATCTGTAGTTATAGGACTCTCACTAGGTTTAATAGGTGGTGGCGGATCTATTTTGACAATTCCCATATTGGTTTATTTATTTAAAATAGACCCTAAATTAGCCACAAGTTATTCCTTATTTATTGTCGGGATTACAGCTTTGTCTGGTTGTTTCAGTCATTACCGAATGGGAAATCTCAAAATCAAATCGGCATTGTTTTTTGCCATTCCTTCCGTATTTTCCATATTGGTAATCCGTGAAGTAATTATCTTAAAAATTCCTAATGTACTTTTTACGATAAATGATTTTCAGGTCACCAAAGATTTCCTGATTATGATTGTTTTTGCAGTCTTGATGATGGCTGCATCAATTTCTATGATTCAAAAAAAGATCCCTCAAATAGAATCAGTAAAAACTAATTATTTTCAATTGGCAATAATCGGTTCTGTCGTTGGTATTGTGACCGGGTTTCTTGGTGCAGGCGGAGGTTTTTTAATTATTCCAGCTCTGATATTTTTTGCCAATTTACCTATGAAACAAGCCGTAGGGACTTCATTATTGATCATTTTTATTAACTCTTCCATTGGATTTGCCGGTGATTTATACATTGGCACACCAATTAATTATACTTTCCTATTGAGTATCTCAACCATTGCTTTTATAGGAATGCTTATAGGTTCCTCTTTGTCTAAAAAAATAGACGGAAACAAACTCAAGCCCTTTTTTGGATGGTTTATTTTAGTGATGGGAATATACATTATTATCAGGGAGTTAAGTTTCTAA
- a CDS encoding M1 family metallopeptidase encodes MRKSSLLKLVLVFLFFQQNIFAQELYMPRNIKEAYEKGTRSMDGLPGKKYWQNHGKYDMDISVNPATKMVSGAETIVYENNSADTLRNMVIRFVNNIHKPSSPRGGSVSNDFLSNGLTITSLKINGEVYKEDARNWGTVGNVKMNKVILPHSKATLEIEWNYPLSKESGREGQIDETTFYVAYSYPRVSVFDDYNRWDRLPHTDRQEFYNDFNDYSYTVKAPKNYVVYGTGDLLNPDEVLQPEFADRLKKSYTTDEVVHIANEKEMSSGVVTQQKEWNSWKFQANNITDVCFGLSNHYVWDAGSVVVDAKTKRRASTQATYDIVKGTDFRNSVKNSNYALSWFSNNWPGVPYPYSKMTAFQGFADMEYPMMVNDSQVGDPNFAQFVQDHEIAHTYFPFYMGINETRYAFMDEGWATTFEYLIGIEERGKEAADKFYKEFRIDYYINDSSAEEDQPIISMSTQVSEAGYGNNSYGKASLSYLALKDLLGDEQFKKALHFYMETWNGKHPIPWDYFNCMNTSSGKNLNWFFNNWFFSNNYIDLMIEKVESVNSKNSIWVKNVGGFAIPFDVIVVYKDGSKEIFHQNPSIWQTNQKNTVITLKSDKKIKSISLDNGIFMDASPLNNMLNY; translated from the coding sequence ATGAGAAAATCAAGCCTGTTAAAATTAGTATTAGTATTTCTGTTTTTTCAGCAAAATATTTTTGCACAAGAGCTTTATATGCCCAGAAATATAAAGGAAGCTTATGAAAAAGGAACCCGTTCAATGGACGGTTTGCCTGGCAAAAAATATTGGCAAAATCATGGTAAATATGACATGGATATTAGCGTAAATCCAGCCACAAAAATGGTCAGTGGAGCAGAAACCATAGTTTATGAAAATAACAGTGCTGACACATTGAGGAATATGGTAATACGATTTGTGAATAATATACATAAGCCTTCTTCTCCCAGAGGCGGTAGTGTTAGTAATGATTTTTTGTCAAATGGATTAACGATAACTTCTTTAAAAATAAATGGGGAAGTTTATAAGGAAGATGCAAGAAATTGGGGAACGGTTGGTAATGTAAAAATGAATAAAGTGATATTGCCACATTCCAAAGCAACCCTTGAGATCGAATGGAACTATCCTTTGTCAAAAGAAAGTGGAAGGGAAGGACAAATAGACGAAACTACTTTCTATGTCGCTTATAGTTATCCTAGAGTATCTGTTTTTGACGATTACAATAGATGGGATAGATTGCCTCATACAGATCGTCAGGAATTTTATAATGACTTTAATGATTATTCTTATACAGTAAAAGCTCCAAAAAATTACGTAGTATATGGAACGGGAGATTTACTGAATCCTGATGAGGTCTTGCAGCCGGAATTTGCAGATCGTTTAAAAAAATCATACACGACAGATGAGGTAGTGCACATAGCCAATGAAAAAGAAATGAGTTCAGGAGTTGTAACTCAACAAAAGGAATGGAATAGCTGGAAATTTCAGGCGAACAATATTACTGATGTTTGTTTTGGTTTAAGCAACCATTATGTATGGGATGCCGGAAGTGTTGTTGTAGATGCAAAAACCAAACGCCGGGCGAGCACTCAAGCCACTTATGATATTGTAAAAGGAACCGATTTCAGAAACTCTGTTAAAAATAGTAATTACGCATTGTCTTGGTTTTCTAATAATTGGCCAGGTGTACCTTATCCATACTCTAAGATGACCGCTTTTCAAGGATTTGCAGATATGGAATACCCCATGATGGTTAATGACTCCCAAGTTGGTGATCCGAATTTTGCACAATTTGTACAAGATCATGAAATTGCACATACTTATTTTCCTTTTTATATGGGAATAAATGAAACCAGATATGCTTTTATGGATGAGGGCTGGGCTACTACTTTTGAATATTTGATTGGTATAGAAGAGCGCGGTAAAGAAGCTGCCGATAAATTTTATAAAGAATTCAGAATTGACTATTATATAAATGATTCTTCAGCAGAGGAAGATCAGCCTATAATTTCGATGTCAACACAAGTATCAGAGGCAGGTTATGGTAACAACTCGTATGGTAAAGCATCGCTTTCTTATCTTGCCTTAAAAGACCTGCTGGGCGACGAGCAATTTAAAAAAGCACTGCATTTTTATATGGAAACTTGGAATGGTAAACATCCTATTCCTTGGGACTATTTCAATTGCATGAATACAAGTTCGGGCAAAAATTTAAATTGGTTTTTCAATAATTGGTTTTTTTCCAATAATTATATCGATTTGATGATAGAAAAAGTTGAAAGTGTTAATTCGAAAAATTCAATTTGGGTCAAAAATGTAGGAGGGTTTGCCATTCCTTTTGATGTTATCGTTGTTTATAAAGACGGATCAAAAGAAATTTTTCACCAAAATCCATCTATTTGGCAAACTAATCAAAAAAACACTGTAATTACTTTGAAATCAGATAAAAAAATTAAGTCGATTTCTCTTGATAATGGTATATTTATGGATGCTAGTCCCTTAAATAAT
- a CDS encoding Crp/Fnr family transcriptional regulator, translating into MQDQLKKLFPSFSNELIKDIKENQVIKNFSSGEVIMRTGQYIKNTVLVSKGTIKVYREDIDGGEFFMYYLQPGQACALSMVCSVNSEKSQFMAKVVDDAELIMVPLALMDKWMMQHRTWYEFVIGSYRNRFEEVLEVIDSIAFRAMDERLEFYLKRQVEACGCKELKLSHQEIGSDLNTSREVISRLLKKMEQRGLVVLSRNQIEILM; encoded by the coding sequence ATGCAAGATCAGTTAAAAAAATTATTCCCATCCTTTTCAAACGAATTAATTAAAGACATTAAAGAAAACCAAGTCATTAAAAACTTTAGTTCGGGCGAAGTGATTATGCGTACCGGGCAATACATCAAAAATACAGTCCTGGTTAGCAAAGGAACTATCAAAGTGTATCGTGAAGATATTGATGGTGGTGAATTTTTTATGTATTATTTGCAGCCCGGGCAAGCTTGTGCCTTATCAATGGTATGCTCTGTCAATAGTGAAAAAAGTCAGTTTATGGCAAAAGTGGTGGATGACGCCGAACTTATTATGGTTCCGCTGGCTTTAATGGACAAATGGATGATGCAACATCGAACCTGGTACGAATTTGTGATTGGCAGTTATCGCAATCGATTTGAAGAAGTTTTGGAAGTAATTGACAGCATAGCTTTTAGAGCCATGGACGAACGCCTTGAATTCTACCTGAAACGACAGGTCGAAGCTTGTGGCTGCAAAGAGCTGAAACTTTCCCATCAGGAAATTGGTTCTGATTTAAACACTTCAAGAGAAGTCATTTCAAGACTGCTCAAAAAAATGGAACAAAGAGGTTTGGTGGTTTTGAGCCGTAACCAGATTGAAATTTTGATGTGA
- a CDS encoding rhodanese-like domain-containing protein, whose amino-acid sequence MNLTQEEWVSQLEADDNAVILDVRTEDECDQGIIEGAINIDIHKGQEFIDAIEALDKNKNYYVYCRSGMRSAKACEIMNELGIENAYNLLGGIIEWNGDIV is encoded by the coding sequence ATGAATCTAACACAAGAGGAATGGGTTTCCCAATTAGAGGCTGATGATAATGCAGTGATATTGGATGTAAGAACCGAAGATGAATGCGATCAAGGCATAATAGAAGGTGCTATCAATATAGATATTCATAAAGGACAGGAATTTATAGATGCTATTGAGGCATTGGACAAAAACAAAAATTATTATGTGTATTGCCGCTCAGGAATGAGAAGTGCAAAAGCATGCGAGATAATGAACGAGTTAGGTATTGAAAATGCCTATAATTTGCTCGGAGGAATAATAGAATGGAATGGAGATATAGTTTAA
- a CDS encoding NADP-dependent glyceraldehyde-3-phosphate dehydrogenase → MNTIPQEFKITAPLVQDTYLVNGELKKWTGKTTPVYSTISSTEKYEPTLLGSIPFMGEAEALEVAESAKAAFNNGQGLWPTMKVVDRIKCMEKFVEKMKETRTEVVKLLMWEIGKSLGDSEKEFDRTVEYINDTIESYKELNSRSAYFSKVQGINAMVRRGPIGVVLCLGPYNYPLNETFTLLIPALIMGNPVIFKPAKHGVLLISPLLEAFRSCFPKGVISIVYGRGREIASPIMKSGKVDILALIGNSKSAIALQDQHPNKNRLRLVLGLEAKNPAIILPDADLDLAVQECITGSLSFNGQRCTALKLIYVHENVAAEFNKRFAEKVDALKFGNPWEKGVALTPLPETEKPAYIEELIKDAKEKGAKVINPKGGKRTENFIYPAILFPVSKDMRVYNEEQFGPVVPVLTFKDIQEPLNDMAESNYGQQVSLFGKSIKTIAPLIDTLVNLVCRVNLNSSCQRGPDVFPFTGRKDSATGTLSIHDALRSFSIRTFVASKDNSYNNEILQDLLNSKESNFINTDYIL, encoded by the coding sequence ATGAATACAATACCTCAAGAATTTAAAATAACTGCCCCACTGGTTCAAGACACCTATTTGGTAAATGGTGAATTGAAAAAATGGACCGGTAAAACAACACCAGTATATTCTACAATTTCGTCAACCGAAAAGTATGAACCAACATTATTAGGTTCTATCCCTTTTATGGGAGAGGCTGAAGCATTAGAAGTGGCAGAGTCTGCAAAAGCTGCTTTCAACAACGGACAAGGTTTATGGCCAACAATGAAAGTTGTTGATCGTATTAAATGCATGGAGAAGTTTGTTGAAAAAATGAAAGAGACCCGTACAGAAGTAGTTAAACTTTTGATGTGGGAAATTGGTAAATCACTTGGAGATTCTGAGAAAGAATTTGACAGAACGGTAGAGTATATCAATGATACTATCGAAAGCTATAAAGAATTAAACAGCCGTTCGGCATATTTTTCTAAAGTGCAAGGGATAAATGCTATGGTGCGTAGAGGACCCATCGGAGTAGTATTGTGTCTTGGACCATACAATTATCCATTGAACGAAACTTTTACATTGCTGATTCCTGCTTTGATTATGGGGAATCCAGTAATTTTCAAACCGGCTAAGCATGGTGTATTATTGATTTCGCCATTGTTGGAAGCTTTCAGAAGTTGTTTTCCTAAAGGAGTTATTAGCATTGTTTATGGTAGAGGACGTGAAATTGCTTCGCCAATTATGAAATCCGGAAAAGTTGATATTTTGGCTTTGATCGGAAACAGTAAATCAGCAATTGCTTTGCAGGATCAACATCCAAATAAAAACAGATTACGTTTAGTATTAGGATTAGAAGCCAAGAATCCTGCGATTATATTACCGGATGCCGATTTGGATTTGGCAGTTCAAGAATGTATAACAGGTTCATTATCGTTTAATGGTCAACGTTGTACCGCATTGAAATTGATCTATGTACACGAAAATGTAGCAGCCGAATTCAACAAACGTTTTGCTGAAAAAGTGGATGCGCTTAAATTTGGAAATCCTTGGGAAAAAGGAGTAGCATTGACTCCGCTTCCGGAAACCGAAAAACCGGCCTATATTGAAGAATTGATTAAAGATGCCAAAGAAAAAGGAGCTAAAGTAATCAATCCAAAAGGTGGAAAACGCACAGAGAATTTTATTTACCCAGCTATTTTGTTTCCGGTAAGTAAAGATATGAGAGTTTATAATGAAGAGCAATTTGGACCAGTTGTTCCGGTTTTGACTTTCAAAGATATTCAAGAACCATTGAACGATATGGCAGAATCTAACTACGGTCAACAAGTAAGTTTGTTTGGAAAAAGCATCAAAACCATTGCACCGCTAATTGATACATTAGTAAATTTGGTTTGTAGAGTAAACTTGAACAGTTCTTGCCAAAGAGGACCAGACGTTTTCCCTTTCACAGGAAGAAAAGATTCGGCTACAGGAACATTAAGTATCCATGATGCCTTGCGTTCGTTCTCAATCAGAACTTTTGTAGCTTCAAAAGACAATTCTTATAACAATGAGATTTTACAAGATTTGTTGAACAGCAAAGAATCGAATTTCATCAATACCGATTATATTTTGTAA